The following coding sequences lie in one Cryptococcus gattii WM276 chromosome L, complete sequence genomic window:
- a CDS encoding Kex protein, putative (Similar to TIGR gene model, INSD accession AAW44996.1) translates to MRPLFPLWGILLGLIVPPSLALQTPQPRAYDTHTYYALELDPSTSPAAASQISELLGVELVERIGELDGHFLVRTEGWTPEHAVIAKRSASRDPILKRWEALPSGLGKKSLTPLSLKQRAKRHKSYSSRSQYSRDDRTELIYAQNELHLSDPMLDQQWHLINTQMKDIELNVTGLWGRGITGEGVHVVIIDDGLDVESKDLKDNFFAEGSYDFNDHTELPIPRLKDDQHGTRCAGEIAAVPNDVCGVGVAYGSKIAGVRILSAPISDADEAAALNYAYQLNDIYSCSWGPPDDGRSMEAPDGLILKAMVNGVQKGRDGKGSVFVFAAGNGGGSDDQCNFDGYTNSIFSVTVGAVDRKGLHPYYSEMCAAMMVVAPSSGSGDHIHTTDVGEDKCAHNHGGTSAAAPLAAGVFALALSARPDLTWRDIQHLAVRHAVFFNPDDPAWELTAAGRHFSYKYGYGKLDAGLFVEAAEKWQFVKPQTWYDSPAVYLPTTSPADVIKRQDESADDIPSTDEEASNPAPVVEPTGSFITEDGITSTYEVTQSMLDDANFERLEHVTVRVWIDHQRRGDVEVELTSPNGIISVLCRQRRFDDADSGFPGWKFMSLKHWDENPVGKWTIKVRDQINPDKTGRFVAWSLQLWGESVDPALAKLWAPAEEGQPDEEQTGSDSSATATQKPKPTELLPGDHGEASGEANQPGLVSPTAQPQPTGTTGNDGDIAEPTSPTDADADEGFFSGISNLASSSTWLVAAGTIIILSGTAIIAFLVFRSRRQKRNLFGLSNNGQGARGTYQPVDDVQMSLLERGRRKFGKSKNESQGTKDLYDAFGDGPSDEEEDDLDERTALRYRDGFLEDNEPNEEGSKTEYRDEPEPETLRDEEEAAGTKDKGKGKGPSEGESGSGSSSSWQDAAEEEARV, encoded by the exons ATGCGCCCCTTATTTCCCCTCTGGGGGATCCTTCTGGGGCTCATAGTCCCTCCATCACTTGCCCTGCAAACACCTCAGCCAAGGGCCTACGATACGCACACTTACTACGCTTTGGAGCTCGACCCTTCAACATCTCCAGCAGCTGCGTCGCAAATCTCAGAATTATTAGGCGTTGAGCTTGTGGAACGTATAGGAGAGTTAGACGGCCATTTTCTTGTCAGGACTGAAGGGTGGACGCCAGAACATGCGGTGATAGCTAAAAGAAGTGCTTCCCGTGATCCAATATTGAAGCGATGGGAAGCATTGCCTTCAGGTCTTGGCAAGAAATCTCTCACGCCCTTGTCACTTAAGCAGCGTGCCAAGCGACATAAATCATATTCTTCTCGTTCTCAATATTCAAGAGACGATAGGACAGAACTCATATATGCTCAAAATGAGCTGCACTTGTCAGACCCTATGCTCGATCAGCAATGGCATCTCATCAATACCCAGATGAAAGACATCGAACTCAACGTCACTGGTCTTTGGGGGAGAGGTATCACTGGTGAGGGCGTGCACGTGGTGATCATAGATGATGGATTAGATGTAGAGAGCAAAGATTTGAAGGATAATTTC TTTGCTGAAGGGTCGTACGACTTCAACGACCATACTGAGCTTCCGATTCCTCGCCTCAAAGACGATCAGCATGGTACTAGATGCGCTGGTGAGATTGCTGCTGTTCCCAACGACGTATGTGGAGTTGGCGTAGCATACGGTAGCAAAATCGCTGGTGTCCGTATCCTTTCTGCTCCAATATCTGATGCCGACGAAGCAGCTGCCCTCAATTATGCCTATCAACTCAATGACATTTATTCTTGCTCATGGGGCCCTCCTGACGATGGAAGGTCGATGGAAGCACCTGATGGTTTGATCCTGAAGGCGATGGTGAACGGTGTCCAAAAGGGACGAGACGGTAAAGGATCGGTTTTCGTGTTTGCTGCTGGCAACGGCGGTGGATCAGACGATCAATGTAATTTTGACGGATACACGAACTCTATTTTCTCAGTCACTGTTGGCGCGGTAGATAGGAAAGGATTACATCCTTACTATTCAGAGATGTGTGCAGCCATGATGGTGGTTGCGCCTTCTTCGGGTAGTGGAGATCACATT CATACAACAGACGTTGGCGAGGATAAATGCGCGCACAACCATGGCGGAACTTCTGCAGCCGCACCCCTCGCTGCTGGAGTTTTCGCTCTCGCCCTTTCAGCGCGACCGGACCTTACTTGGCGGGACATTCAACATCTTGCCGTCCGGCATGCTGTTTTCTTCAATCCCGATGATCCAGCTTGGGAATTGACCGCTGCTGGGAGACATTTTAGTTACAAGT ATGGTTACGGAAAGCTTGATGCAGGATTGTTCGTTGAAGCTGCTGAAAAATGGCAATTCGTCAAGCCCCAAACGTGGTATGACTCTCCAGCGGTTTATCTCCCTACCACTTCTCCTGCCGATGTCATCAAACGTCAAGATGAATCTGCCGACGACATCCCTAGCACTGACGAGGAGGCTTCCAACCCTGCGCCTGTGGTCGAACCCACTGGATCTTTCATTACAGAAGATGGTATCACCTCCACCTATGAAGTCACTCAGTCTATGCTTGATGACGCCAACTTCGAGAGGCTGGAGCATGTCACTGTTAGGGTTTGGATCGACCATCAAAGGAGGGGTGATGTTGAAGTGGAGCTCACCAGTCCCAATGGGATAATTAGTGTCCTGTGCAGGCAGAGGAGGTTTGATGATGCGGACAGTGGTTTCCCTGGCTGGAAATTTATGTCTTTGAAGCATTG GGACGAGAACCCCGTAGGGAAATGGACTATCAAAGTCAGAGACCAAATCAATCCCGATAAAACCGGTCGTTTCGTCGCATGGTCACTTCAGTTGTGGGGTGAATCTGTTGATCCTGCGCTTGCCAAACTTTGGGCACCCGCAGAAGAAGGTCAACCTGACGAAGAGCAAACTGGTTCCGATTCTAGCGCTACCGCCACCCAGAAGCCCAAACCTACGGAACTCCTTCCTGGGGATCATGGTGAGGCCTCTGGTGAAGCGAACCAGCCAGGACTCGTATCTCCTACTGCCCAGCCTCAACCCACAGGCACGACCGGTAACGATGGGGATATCGCGGAGCCAACCAGCCCAACGGACGCTGATGCTGACGAAGGGTTCTTCAGCGGTATCTCCAATCTCGCTTCGTCTTCTACATGGCTTGTCGCCGCGGGCACCATTATCATCCTCTCTGGTACTGCTATCATTGCCTTCTTAGTTTTCCGTTCCCGACGGCAAAAGCGCAATCTATTCGGCCTATCCAACAACGGTCAAGGTGCTCGTGGTACTTACCAACCTGTTGATGACGTGCAGATGAGTCTCCTCGAGAGAGGCAGGAGGAAGTTTGGCAAGAGCAAGAATGAGAGCCAAGGAACGAAAGATTTGTATGATGCTTTCGGAGATGGACCGAGtgacgaagaggaggatgattTAGATGAGAGGACTGCCCTGAGGTATCGCGATGGTTTTTTGGAGGATAACGAGCCGAATGAGGAAGGGTCCAAGACAGAGTACAGGGATGAACCGGAGCCTGAGACTCTTagggatgaagaggaagcagcGGGAACGAAGGATAAGGGCAAGGGGAAAGGTCCAAGCGAGGGAGAGAGTGGTAGTGGAAGTTCAAGCAGTTGGCAAGATGCcgctgaagaagaggcgCGTGTGTAA
- a CDS encoding Pof4 protein, putative (Similar to TIGR gene model, INSD accession AAW44997.1), producing MPDRLEYAEEEDLFGSEGEYDPTDPTTLENVNLSVPIATPTAFLPLALTIKSAKQPAREQVYPHIIRSSVSGRNDGEVRLQELRDSKKKGKEEPPKIGVRSLKSITMSVVQANSGRIWDIGDLEYSLVKPFIDEVPMEQLAEIEANSPHIKKDTDWLYEIFLLQDYRLFHERCRERQGQHRTTGWRKMYKKAKEDAAERQLQAADRVAARYKQLEEEKKSKSIIVLDRVIPDKKRTRGRGRSGSSIGSSSSSRTAGATTAIAKARAEVQRARIALTHASGRHVPPTRTQTHVQRVASSQLFKNPFLPNGSASTSSTGYPPAPPPPQSRLPPPKSLRNSLDRITSISKNRKQLQHSLSSPISGSFPTSQYSQVRAALPTHLSGRTGTRSFQPSPERFRIDDSGKKKEFKEIHKPQVKNFEAPKLEKEKSKQKVDFFGHGGADGGGIFRIKKRKLGTEAGAGGAKRPTQ from the exons ATGCCCGATCGTCTCGAATACgccgaggaagaagatcttTTTGGGTCTGAGGGGGAATATGATCCTACAGACCCGACAACCTTGGAAAACGTCAATCTTTCCGTTCCGATCGCCACTCCTACTGCTTTCCTCCCTCTTGCATTGACAATCAAATCTGCGAAACAGCCTGCAAGAGAACAAGTTTACCCTCACATAATCAGATCATCAGTTTCAGGAAGGAACGATGGTGAAGTGAGACTACAGGAACTGAGAGATTCgaaaaagaaggggaaagaagagcCTCCGAAAATTGGAGTGAGATCGTTGAAGAGTATTACCATGAGCG TTGTACAAGCAAACTCTGGCCGAATTTGGGATATTGGAGACCTTGAGTATTCCCTTGTGAAGCCTTTCATCGATGAGGTTCCAATGGAGCAGCTGGCCGAAATCGAGGCTAATTCTCCT CATATAAAGAAGGACACAGACTGGTTATATGAGATATTTTTATTACAGGACTATCGTCTTTTCCATGAACGATGCCGTGAACGGCAGGGTCAGCACAGAACGACTGGTTGGAGAAAGATGTACAAA AAAGCAAAGGAAGATGCCGCAGAGCGCCAGTTGCAAGCTGCTGACCGTGTGGCGGCCCGATACAAGCAattggaagaagaaaagaagtCGAAGAGCATAATAGTTTTGGACCGTGTTATTCCGGATAAAAAACGAACTAGAGGCAGAGGAAGGAGTGGTTCGAGTATTGGATCCTCAT CGTCTTCGAGGACAGCTGGTGCCACTACTGCTATTGCAAAAGCTCGCGCTGAGGTTCAAAGGGCTAGGATCGCTCTTACTCACGCTTCGGGGCGCCATGTCCCTCCGACCCGGACCCAAACACATGTTCAACGAGTTGCTTCAAGTCAGCTTTTCAAGAACCCTTTCCTGCCGAATGGAAGCGCTAGTACCTCATCTACTGGCTACCCCCCTGCTCCACCCCCGCCTCAAAGCCGCCTTCCGCCTCCGAAATCGCTGAGAAACTCTTTAGACCGCATAACGTCAATTTCGAAGAACCGTAAACAATTACAGCATTCATTATCCTCCCCTATATCTGGCTCGTTTCCCACTTCTCAGTATTCTCAAGTACGTGCAGCGCTTCCCACGCATTTATCTGGCCGGACTGGCACCAGGTCTTTTCAACCTTCTCCTGAAAGATTCAGAATAGATGACAGCgggaagaaaaaggaatTCAAGGAGATCCACAAACCCCAAGTCAAGAATTTTGAGGCGCCAAagttggagaaggagaaaagcAAACAGAAGGTCGACTTTTTTGGTCATGGAGGTGCAGATGGAGGTGGGATATTTAGGATCAAGAAAAGAAAGTTGGGGACGGAAGCTGGAGCCGGAGGGGCAAAACGCCCAACACAATAA
- a CDS encoding Hypothetical Protein (Similar to TIGR gene model, INSD accession AAW44998.1), with protein MTCNCFSEKSTSCGSTSKAQAKCTCQKGQCECEACPNSTKTSGTGTCGCNGSGEACTCPLGQCACDNCSKKAKNLSTCGCGGSGAACSCPSGKCTCDNCPNQVQEKVNSCT; from the exons ATGAC CTGCAACTGCTTTTCAGAAAAGTCTACTTCGTGTGGCTC TACCAGCAAGGCTCAAGCCAAGTGCACTTGCCAGAAAGGTCAATGCGAATGCGAAGCCTGCCCAAATTCCACTAAGACTTCTGGAACTGGCACTTGTGG CTGCAATGGATCTGGTGAAGCATGCACATGTCCCCTCGGTCAATGTGCGTGTGATAACTGCTCTAAGAAGGCCAAGAACTTGAGCACTTGCGG GTGTGGTGGTTCTGGGGCAGCCTGCTCTTGTCCCTCTGGCAAGTGTACATGTGACAACTGCCCCAACCAGGTTCAAGAAAAAGTCAACTCCTGCACGTGA
- a CDS encoding Hypothetical protein (Similar to SGTC gene model, INSD accession EAL17847.1; CNBL1090) — protein sequence MSTAGNQQITDPIQIIGPSLLLQVFYSLPLRDLLNCSLVSATWYTLIDNHSTSIFRNLASDIVSDKKRIDFLKSLGQDEVRDPASYNASFIRAGTFGSDKKISWRGICRDAVVTERNWKCGRAKPGWLTPGRNTVWRMKIDPEENVLYTVSRLEDGIQCSSADAEGSSGLLFEYTDIAPYSHMEFTGGFVIFNIGLANALEVHLTPCAMRRLTPEQRQAIPPTSNSETYGSDYSFTQENDAYRGARGSTDIPHRGHLTYYKTLRPATECWAFRARMDKEGQEGERPVLGTAGREAIYLFGLADAMVETIQIQHQHVDRDISYIEFDDDYVFICGPVAMHVYSRQTKQLLNFFPTSYLHDLDAQVQAVYELPESNEVRRLPSAFEGATRVSEITVKGLWKQDPAFENAERLINERMLLANGGFSACHFTSSDLFCANKYRVLFVVRDYKSVFSIIDKRERSEALSRNLLALRVKNPINQLYTNGERVVFNTTSEIYLLDASSLPPPPYDVSSSYFPQGAWPSIRILSFLDVHTNGLKHSSCLQMDGTKIYLVYWALGEQDGGGIVYDDGQAHLPPAHATADFGMCIKTWDFGHVDY from the exons ATGTCCACTGCGGGCAATCAACAGATCACCGACCCGATCCAAATTATCGGGCCTTCATTATTACTTCAGGTTTTCTACTCTCTTCCACTTCGAGATCTTCTCAACTGCTCTCTTGTCAGCGCCACTTGGTATACCCTCATTGACAATCATTCCACGTCCATCTTTCGGAATCTCGCATCTGATATTGTGTCCGACAAAAAACGCATCGACTTTCTCAAATCTTTAGGACAAGATGAAGTGAGAGATCCTGCATCGTATAATGCTAGCTTCATTAGAGCTGGTACATTTGGATCTGATAAAAAGATAAGTTGGAGAGGAATTTGCAGAGACGCCGTAGTGACAGAGAGAAACTGGAAATGTGGGCGAGCTAAGCCAGGGTGGTTGACACCAGGGCGCAATACTGTCTGGAGGATGAAAATAGACCCCGAAGAGAATGTTCTCTACACTGTTAGCAGGCTAG aagacggcATCCAGTGTTCCTCAGCAGACGCGGAAGGTAGTTCTGGCCTGCTGTTTGAATATACAGATATTGCCCCGTACTCCCATATGGAGTTCACTGGTGGTTTCGTTATTTTCAACATCGGACTCGCCAATGCTCTGGAAGTCCATCTCACTCCCTGTGCCATGCGTCGCCTTACGCCAGAACAAAGACAAGCCATCCCACCAACTTCAAATTCGGAAACGTACGGGTCAGATTACTCTTTCACGCAGGAAAATGATGCCTATAGAGGCGCCCGGGGATCCACAGATATTCCGCATAGGGGTCATTTGACATACTACAAGACTCTTCGTCCTGCGACAGAGTGCTGGGCTTTCAGAGCTCGAATGGATAAGGAGGGCcaggagggagagagacCCGTATTGGGTACGGCGGGTAGGGAAGCAATATATCTTTTTGGTTTAGCCGATGCCATGGTTGAGACTATTCAGATTCAACACCAACATGTGGATCGGGACATTAGC TATATCGAGTTTGACGACGACTACGTCTTCATCTGTGGTCCAGTGGCGATGCATGTCTACTCTCGCCAGACTAAGCAACTGCTCAATTTCTTCCCAACATCGTACCTCCACGATCTTGACGCGCAGGTTCAAGCGGTCTATGAGCTACCTGAGAGTAATGAAGTCCGACGCCTCCCTTCCGCGTTCGAAGGGGCTACAAGGGTCTCAGAAATCACGGTGAAAGGTCTTTGGAAGCAAGACCCTGCTTTTGAGAATGCCGAGAGGCTTATCAATGAAAGGATGTTACTTGCAAATGGAGGCTTCTCGGC TTGCCATTTTACTTCGAGTGACTTGTTTTGCGCCAATAAGTATAGAGTGCTCTTCGTGGTGAGAGACTATAAGTCAGTGTTCTCTATCATCGATAAGAGGGAACGGAGCGAAGCATTATCGCGGAATTTGCTAGCCCTTAGAGTCAAGAACCCAATCAACCAGCTCTATACTAACGGAGAACGAGTGGTGTTCAATACC ACGTCTGAGATTTACCTTCTCGATGCCTCATCCTTACCTCCACCGCCTTATGATGTATCATCGTCCTATTTCCCTCAAGGGGCATGGCCAAGTATACGcatcctctctttccttgACGTCCATACCAATGGGCTAAAACACTCATCTTGTCTTCAAATGGACGGGACAAAAATTTACTTGGTATATTGGGCCCTGGGTGAGCAAGATGGTGGTGGAATCGTATACGACGATGGTCAAGCACATCTTCCACCAGCGCACGCGACAGCAGATTTTGGAATGTGTATCAAGACCTGGGATTTCGGCCATGTTGATTATTAA
- a CDS encoding Hypothetical protein (Similar to TIGR gene model, INSD accession AAW45000.1; CNH01160), whose protein sequence is MPRTQQPSTGLGIEDELSFGSDEDLIIDVGEIALPATVSDPVPNAKTDKDKKSRFKLSGKKKSEDASVLASSQSQHSTREMRDTSRKKEKKGKDGSGLASASLVLDPQMESVLDLTSGGAYYSAGSASGGSTPSLPSLTSGSTTSSKKKGGFRNALKGLGMKKESEQSSLFASRQREKLDKLKQVQSIDSFSTGEYSMQPSVDLSLSTYSSRRTDTTMSSVYHHLTSTNAPGTKSRAEKEDSLHSKSTSVSSVTPSRPSSFANTDRHPPASNNKSILEKFPETPTTKQTIPLSNPSSLSFRAPSPFLNPALTSILLPSFPATPSSLENIQILSTTVIRRTRSSSVEKERSSSLRNLAGGLGNGSSSSSKRPTWVSQQMVLTSFKVGGNTPVGSPNPEATPVIPSESGTDGAKTTAHLHIFSIPAVTPRSSLKSSASPIKSSPPQPQVELERMMLKADSTAGFWEEDSGERKFIMRIGFGYGKGEEKEGEGVEWIVEMRNAAEKEGHGHAIREAFSSGSARGDDLALALNMQRLTSSHSIMSRSASYRSGSTGTPVRSSVSSHTGHPPRKEDLPAAPTPPPASVRNGEEVKEEAAKEESPMLPPDEIRGRLGRLDLGLYSPPTSVPNIRRASETSLSPAKLNQPIPAKLPPPTGAPPSIPEFAVPAPQEKEKKDLTEAEKIRLEAQASTPTPVAPISVPAASSSALQAPEQAADAQSIHSIPSVSSKTSTTGSRRRAAKKMALDIMSEFNESGMGDFEVEDEVPINEDRARAVRFA, encoded by the exons ATGCCCCGCACTCAGCAGCCCTCGACAGGTTTAGGCATCGAAGACGAGCTCTCCTTCGGGTCAGACGAGGATCTTATCATAGACGTCGGCGAGATTGCGTTACCCGCTACCGTTTCTGACCCGGTGCCAAATGCAAAGACAGATAAGGATAAAAAGAGCAGGTTTAAGCTTTCCGgtaagaagaagagcgaagACGCCAGTGTCTTAGCATCTTCTCAATCACAGCATAGTACAAGAGAGATGAGAGATACAAGTCGTaagaaagagaagaaaggcAAGGACGGGTCCGGCCTTGCGTCTGCGTCCCTTGTGCTGGATCCTCAAATGGAATCAGTATTGGACCTTACTTCAGGCGGCGCATACTACAGTGCTGGAAGTGCTAGTGGAGGGTCAACGCCTAGTTTGCCGAGTCTTACGTCTGGGAGCACCACCTCATCgaaaaagaaaggaggCTTCAGAAATGCTCTGAAAGGACTAGGCATGAAGAAAGAGTCTGAACAGAGTTCTCTTTTCGCTTCAAGGCAGAGAGAGAAATTGGACAAGCTCAAACAGGTACAGAGTATCGATAGTTTTTCCACCGGCGAGTATT CCATGCAACCATCGGTTGATTTGTCATTGTCAACATATTCATCGAGAAGGACAGACACCACAATGTCTTCCGTATACCACCACCTCACATCGACGAATGCGCCTGGCACAAAGTCAAGggcagagaaggaggacTCGCTGCATTCTAAAAGTACTTCTGTCTCTTCCGTTACTCCATCTCGGCCTTCATCATTTGCCAATACCGACCGTCATCCTCCTGCTTCCAACAACAAATCGATTCTCGAAAAATTCCCCGAGACTCCAACGACTAAACAAACTATCCCCCTTAGCAACCCATCATCTCTGTCCTTCAGAGCTCCTTCCCCATTTCTCAACCCTGCACTCACTTCCATCCTCTTACCTTCTTTCCCTGCCACCCCATCATCGCTGGAAAATATCCAAATTCTTTCCACTACTGTCATCCGACGCACACGCAGTTCTTCTgttgagaaggaaagaagtAGTTCTCTCAGAAATCTTGCGGGGGGTCTTGGGAATGGCAGctcgtcttcttcaaagAGGCCCACATGGGTCAGTCAGCAGATGGTCTTGACTAGCTTCAAGGTTGGCGGAAACACGCCTGTCGGTTCGCCCAATCCTGAAGCCACCCCTGTCATTCCTTCCGAATCCGGAACGGACGGCGCTAAAACCACTGCTCATCTGCATATCTTTTCCATCCCCGCCGTGACTCCTCGATCATCCCTCAAATCATCGGCTTCTCCAATAAAATCTTCCCCTCCTCAGCCTCAGGTAGAGCTGGAAAGAATGATGTTGAAAGCGGACAGTACAGCGGGTTTCTGGGAAGAAGATAGTGGGGAGAGGAAGTTTATTATGCGTATCGGTTTTGGATATGGGAAAGGtgaagaaaaggagggTGAGGGGGTGGAATGGATTGTAGAGATGAGGAACGC TGCGGAAAAGGAAGGTCACGGCCACGCTATTCGAGAAGCATTCTCTTCTGGTTCAGCCCGAGGCGACGACCTCGCACTCGCTCTCAACATGCAGCGTCTCACCTCTTCCCACTCCATCATGAGCAGGTCCGCGTCCTACCGAAGTGGCAGTACCGGTACACCAGTGAGGAGCTCGGTTTCTTCCCACACCGGCCACCCTCCTCGAAAGGAGGACTTGCCCGCGGCCCCGACGCCGCCTCCTGCGTCTGTCAGGAATGGCGAAGAAGTCAAGGAGGAAGCCGCCAAGGAGGAATCCCCCATGCTTCCCCCCGACGAGATCCGTGGTCGGCTTGGACGTTTGGATTTGGGGTTGTACTCTCCCCCGACTAGTGTTCCCAACATACGACGAGCTTCTGAAACTTCCCTTTCACCAGCCAAACTCAACCAACCTATCCCTGCCAAGCTCCCGCCACCAACGGGTGCACCGCCTAGCATACCAGAGTTTGCTGTCCCCGCTCCgcaagagaaggagaagaaagacTTGACAGAAGCTGAGAAGATTAGGCTTGAAGCTCAGGCGTCCACGCCCACTCCTGTGGCTCCAATATCAGTTCCGGCTGCTTCCTCAAGTGCACTTCAAGCGCCTGAACAAGCTGCAGATGCGCAGAGCATCCACTCGATCCCTAGTGTTAGCTCCAAGACCAGTACCACAGGAAGCAGGAGACGAGCCGCCAAAAAAATGGCCCTCGACATCA TGTCCGAATTCAACGAGTCTGGCATGGGTGACTTTGAAGTGGAGGATGAAGTGCCTATCAATGAGGATCGTGCAAGAGCTGTTCGCTTTGCATAA
- a CDS encoding Translation initiation factor eIF1A, putative; Tif11p (Similar to TIGR gene model, INSD accession AAW45245.1) — translation MNSQGGKNNRRGKKEDGENKRELIFKEDGQEYAQVVKMLGNGRLEAKCQDGESRLAQIRGQMRKKVWIVVGDIILLSLREFQDDRADVIHRYTPDEARNLKTYGELKDFQLVENQEAGGEEDEEGGIEFEEADIDDICKSIVLQPCLKRQPLIACAEMLA, via the exons ATGAATTCACAGGGTGGTAAGAACAACCgacgaggaaagaaggaagatggcGAGAACAAGCGAGAATTGATCTTCAAGGAGGACGGTCAAG AATACGCTCAGGTTGTCAAGATGCTTGGTAACGGTAGATTAGAAGCCAAGTGTCAGGATGGCGAGTCTCGTCTTGCACAAATCCGAGGTCaaatgaggaagaag GTGTGGATCGTTGTCGGGGacatcatcctcctctccctccgAGAGTTCCAGGACGACCGTGCCGATGTTATTCACCGATACACCCCTGACGAAGCTCGTAACCTCAAGACCTATGGAGAGCTGAAGGACTTCCAGCTTGTGGAGAACCAGGAGGCGGGTGGCgaggaggacgaagaggGTGGTATTGAGTTCGAGGAGGCTGACATTGATGACATCTGTAAGTCAATTGTCCTGCAACCATGTTTGAAAAGACAGCCACTGATAGCCTGTGCAGAGATGTTGGCTTGA
- a CDS encoding uncharacterized protein (Similar to TIGR gene model, INSD accession AAW45001.1), producing MPTAASPPSPHASLRPRPTIADVPIAPRRRLRDGSRAGSVSSGRSIGASKSGSRESSRSSSSRAALMAPAATSTTSSAITSGAPSRSQSNAAQEPIEISESEDESDNGSSDSIVAIPPQVVSRGRTPANLRHPRITRSAATSRSGTNKRGTNQSTPVLVREETLSSSDEYAPRYTTQEKGKGRAVPSSIPIEISSDEDDELLGLGSVKAQSVEIEEDGGTGLDESSALGTGYHCPICFNAPNPAVLTPCGHILCAGCLHSSLLAAIRRNPNPYPNPFGGFPHRGRGRGHARGSTSTRRGYGSSRVIENQPTHWTADILRQTYIDYKTAEMEQRLVQQKWPEEERDAAIAGMIEEMADVQAREVLNGLWTVDGKWVVEGECPVCRKGLAGGYGPPNSGIGGVIPLQAKLSTALLR from the exons ATGCCTACAGCAGCATCCCCTCCATCCCCACATGCCTCCTTAAGACCGAGACCGACTATCGCAGATGTTCCTATAGCACCGAGGAGGAGGCTTCGTGACGGCTCTAGGGCCGGCAGCGTAAGTAGCGGAAGAAGCATTGGCGCAAGTAAAAGTGGAAGCAGAGAGTCTAGCcgctcttcatcatcaagAGCAGCGTTAATGGCTCCAGCAGCGACTTCAACTACTTCTTCAGCGATAACCAGTGGCGCCCCATCACGAAGCCAATCAAATGCTGCTCAAGAACCGATCGAGATTAGCGAAAGCGAGGATGAGAGCGATAATGGGAGTAGTGATAGTATCGTGGCTATTCCACCTCAGGTAGTAAGTCGAGGGAGGACCCCCGCAAACCTGCGTCATCCTCGGATTACACGCAGCGCAGCTACCAGTCGGAGTGGTACGAACAAGAGAGGGACCAATCAATCAACGCCAGTCTTAGTTCGCGAGGAGACCTTATCTTCCTCTGACGAATATGCTCCGCGATATACCACccaagaaaaaggaaagggaagagcGGTACCATCATCGATCCCTATTGAGATTTCGTCcgatgaggatgacgaACTTTTGGGCCTTGGAAGTGTTAAGGCACAAAGTGTAGAGATTGAAGAGGACGGAGGAACCGGACTGGATGAGAGTAGTGCCTTGGGGACTGGCTATC ATTGCCCTATTTGCTTTAACGCTCCGAATCCAGCTGTTTTGACACCATG TGGACACATTTTATGCGCTGGGTGTTTACACTCTTCTCTACTCGCTGCTATTCGACGGAATCCTAATCCTTATCCCAACCCATTTGGTGGTTTTCCTCATCGTGGCCGCGGTCGGGGCCATGCCCGAGGCTCGACCTCCACTCGCAGAGGGTACGGCTCTTCCAGGGTCATAGAAAATCAACCCACCCATTGGACAGCCGATATTCTGCGCCAGACGTACATAGACTATAAGACTGCAGAGATGGAGCAGCGACTGGTGCAGCAGAAATGGcctgaagaagaaagagacGCAGCAATAGCTGGCATGATTGAGGAGATGGCAGATGTGCAGGCGAGGGAGGTGTTGAACGGGTTATGGACTGTGGATGGAAAGTGGGTTGTTGAAGGAGAGTGCCCT GTGTGTCGAAAGGGTCTTGCTGGAGGATATGGGCCGCCGAACTCTGGCATAGGGGGAGTCATCCCATTACAGGCCAAGCTATCTACTGCACTTCTGCGGTGA